Proteins from a single region of Hordeum vulgare subsp. vulgare chromosome 6H, MorexV3_pseudomolecules_assembly, whole genome shotgun sequence:
- the LOC123403056 gene encoding probable fatty acyl-CoA reductase 5 isoform X2, producing the protein MAGMLNEAMIAEYFRNKSVLITGATGFLGKILVEKILRVQPDVKMIYLLVRAPDAVAARQRVETEVVRRELFCLLRQRHGSGFDTFVTERVVVLAGDVTCESFGIEAKKLRELRLTDELNIIVNSAATTNFYERYDKALDVNVMGVKHMCDFAARCPNLEVLLHVSTAYVAGEKHGMVPERLFMDGETLRDGIHLDIDAELRLARDLRNQMEADNDIDMLPKFKRKAMKDLGLTRARHFGWPNTYVFTKSMGEMMLGQMTCGGDVSVLIVRPSMITSVQSDPLPGWLEGTRTIDMILIGYAKQSLSCFLADLDLTMDVMPADMVVNAMMAAMVSHASSSRWLDSNNKPLQHPLLVRPSKLLVYHVTSSMRHPASYAVLYRTGIRYFEDHPRMGPDGRAVRTQKVGDAAGGPLWALLALQGLL; encoded by the exons ATGGCTGGCATGCTGAACGAAGCGATGATCGCTGAGTACTTTAGGAACAAGAGTGTGCTTATCACTGGAGCCACGGGCTTTCTTGGCAAGA TACTAGTGGAGAAGATACTGAGGGTCCAGCCAGACGTGAAGATGATTTACCTGCTGGTGCGGGCACCAGATGCAGTGGCGGCAAGGCAGCGCGTGGAGACCGAG GTGGTGAGAAGGGAGCTCTTTTGCCTATTGCGTCAGCGGCACGGCTCAGGTTTTGATACCTTCGTCACCGAGAGAGTGGTGGTGCTGGCTGGCGATGTTACATGTGAGAGCTTTGGCATCGAGGCCAAGAAGTTGCGTGAGCTCCGGCTCACCGACGAGCTCAACATCATCGTTAATAGCGCCGCCACGACAAACTTCTACGAAAG GTACGACAAGGCCCTGGATGTGAATGTGATGGGGGTGAAGCACATGTGTGACTTCGCTGCAAGGTGCCCCAACCTCGAGGTGCTCCTGCATGTCTCCACGGCCTACGTCGCTGGCGAGAAGCATGGGATGGTGCCAGAGAGGCTGTTCATGGACGGCGAGACACTTAGGGATGGGATCCACCTTGACATTGACGCCGAGCTGAGGCTAGCGAGGGACCTGAGGAATCAGATGGAGGCCGACAATGACATTGATATGTTGCCCAAGTTCAAGAGGAAGGCCATGAAAGACCTAGGCCTCACCAG GGCTCGGCACTTTGGGTGGCCAAACACGTATGTCTTCACTAAGTCCATGGGGGAGATGATGCTGGGCCAGATGACGTGCGGGGGCGATGTGTCGGTCCTTATCGTTCGGCCTAGCATGATCACCAGCGTCCAGAGCGATCCACTCCCAGGATGGTTAGAAGGCACCAG GACGATCGACATGATCCTTATCGGGTACGCAAAGCAGAGCCTATCGTGCTTCCTTGCCGACCTGGACCTCACCATGGACGTG ATGCCTGCCGATATGGTGGTGAATGCAATGATGGCGGCCATGGTGTCACACGCCTCCTCCTCACGGTGGTTGGATTCGAATAATAAGCCGCTGCAGCACCCCCTCTTGGTGCGGCCATCAAAGTTGCTGGTGTACCACGTGACCTCGTCAATGCGGCACCCAGCTTCGTATGCGGTGTTGTACCGGACAGGGATCCGATACTTCGAGGACCACCCACGCATGGGTCCTGATGGCCGTGCCGTGCGCACCCAAAAG GTTGGTGATGCAGCTGGTGGACCTTTATGGGCCCTTCTCGCTCTTCAAGGGTTGCTTTGA
- the LOC123404077 gene encoding subtilisin-like protease SBT1.7, translating to MGSMMLRCSQLLLLVLLVNVKKVSCHEVEEEPSSTYIVLTDHLVKPSKYASMVGNNTDGILRHTYATVMHGFAARLTDGEAKRMATVPGVYRVYKDTVYDTQTTRSPWFMGLHDDFGAWPDSDFGDGVIIGFIDTGIWPEHPSFDHAGIGPVRSTWRGKCVGFNASLCSSSNKLVGARSFIFTHHDLVGAGDGDYPSPRDVEGHGTHVASTAAGSEVHSADLFKFAGGRASGVARKARIAMYKACLPIGCFSSDVAAAIDAAVSDGVDIISMSLGGPAQALYDDVLAVATFGAERRGVLVVLAAGNGGPEASSISNVAPWMTTVGAATTDRAFPATLRLGNGVVLTGQSLYNIPFSQSQPQLPLVRSDCGEDDLTPDRVMGKVVVCSGDADAWAGFYVERAGGAGMIAGDSKERFSDAVTAQPFTLPGLLLSSTDGKKLDDYMSSVAYPVASFNFTCRTVTGENRAPMVAGFSSRGPNPIVPEILKPDVIAPGVNILAAWSSAASPSGSDMDPRRVEYNIISGTSMACPHVAGVAALIKKRHPDWTPAMIRSALMTTAGPLDKNGRDMVDSGSPVGASATPLAAGAGLVIPRLAMDPGLVYNVEDYVDFLCTLNYTVEQMRLFVPELTKCARTIPGGVANLNHPSFVVVFDGRTGGLERTLTRTVTMVSACPESYNVTVAVPDGVKVAVTPAALEFRWPMEKRSYSVEFSSKARRAGEWDFGHIAWENRKHRVRSPVAFNWEK from the coding sequence ATGGGTTCGATGATGTTGCGCTGCTCccagctgctgttacttgtcctcCTTGTCAATGTGAAGAAGGTGAGTTGCCATGAGGTTGAGGAGGAGCCGTCGAGCACCTACATCGTCCTCACCGACCACCTCGTCAAGCCGTCCAAGTACGCGTCCATGGTGGGCAACAACACCGACGGCATCCTCCGCCACACCTACGCCACCGTCATGCACGGTTTCGCGGCTCGTCTCACGGATGGCGAGGCCAAGCGAATGGCGACCGTCCCCGGCGTGTACCGCGTGTACAAGGACACGGTGTACGACACCCAGACCACTAGGTCGCCATGGTTCATGGGCCTACACGACGACTTCGGCGCGTGGCCCGACTCCGACTTCGGCGACGGCGTCATCATCGGGTTCATCGACACCGGCATCTGGCCGGAGCACCCCAGCTTCGACCACGCCGGGATCGGCCCCGTCAGGTCCACCTGGAGGGGCAAGTGCGTGGGATTCAACGCCAGCTTGTGCTCCTCCAGCAACAAGCTCGTCGGCGCCAGGTCCTTTATTTTCACACACCACGACCTCGTCGGTGCCGGCGACGGCGATTATCCGAGCCCGAGGGACGTGGAAGGCCACGGAACGCACGTCGCGTCCACCGCTGCTGGCTCCGAGGTCCACTCCGCTGATCTCTTCAAGTTCGCCGGCGGGAGAGCGAGCGGCGTGGCGCGCAAGGCAAGGATCGCCATGTACAAGGCGTGCCTTCCCATCGGATGCTTTTCCTCGGACGTTGCCGCGGCCATCGACGCCGCGGTGAGCGACGGCGTCGACATCATCTCTATGTCCCTCGGAGGCCCCGCGCAAGCCTTGTACGACGACGTCCTCGCCGTCGCCACGTTCGGCGCCGAGCGCAGAGGCGTCTTGGTCGTCCTCGCGGCCGGCAACGGAGGCCCGGAAGCGTCCAGCATATCCAACGTGGCCCCGTGGATGACGACCGTCGGCGCTGCCACCACGGACCGGGCGTTCCCGGCGACACTCAGGCTCGGCAACGGGGTGGTGCTCACCGGCCAGTCCCTCTACAACATCCCCTTCTCACAGTCACAGCCACAGCTGCCGCTAGTGCGCAGCGACTGCGGCGAGGACGACCTGACGCCCGACAGGGTCATGGGCAAGGTCGTGGTGTGCTCAGGGGATGCTGACGCTTGGGCCGGCTTCTACGTGGAGAGAGCCGGCGGTGCCGGGATGATTGCCGGCGACAGTAAGGAACGGTTCTCGGACGCGGTGACGGCCCAACCCTTCACCCTTCCGGGTCTCCTTCTCAGCTCCACCGACGGCAAGAAGCTGGACGATTACATGTCGTCGGTGGCATACCCGGTGGCTTCCTTCAACTTCACCTGCCGCACGGTCACCGGCGAGAACCGGGCGCCGATGGTGGCGGGCTTCTCGTCTCGGGGCCCCAACCCGATTGTCCCCGAGATCCTCAAGCCCGACGTGATCGCGCCCGGGGTGAACATCCTCGCCGCCTGGTCCAGTGCCGCCTCGCCGTCTGGCTCCGACATGGACCCGCGGAGAGTGGAGTACAACATCATCTCCGGGACGTCGATGGCGTGCCCACACGTCGCCGGAGTTGCGGCCCTGATCAAGAAGCGGCACCCCGATTGGACGCCGGCCATGATCCGGTCGGCGCTGATGACGACTGCTGGCCCTCTCGACAAGAACGGCAGGGACATGGTGGACAGCGGCAGTCCCGTGGGCGCGAGCGCGACGCCGCTAGCGGCCGGGGCCGGGCTGGTGATCCCGCGGCTGGCCATGGACCCGGGACTGGTGTACAACGTGGAGGACTACGTGGACTTCCTCTGCACCCTCAACTACACGGTGGAGCAGATGCGGTTGTTCGTGCCGGAGTTGACAAAGTGCGCCCGGACGATCCCCGGCGGCGTGGCAAACCTCAATCACCCGTCGTTCGTGGTGGTCTTCGACGGCCGGACCGGCGGCCTAGAGCGCACGCTGACGCGGACGGTCACCATGGTGTCAGCGTGCCCCGAGAGCTACAACGTGACGGTGGCGGTGCCGGACGGAGTGAAGGTGGCCGTGACGCCGGCGGCGCTGGAGTTCAGGTGGCCCATGGAGAAGAGGAGCTACAGCGTGGAGTTCAGCAGCAAGGCGAGGAGGGCCGGCGAGTGGGACTTCGGCCACATCGCATGGGAGAACAGGAAACATCGGGTCAGGAGCCCCGTCGCCTTCAACTGGGAAAAATGA
- the LOC123403056 gene encoding probable fatty acyl-CoA reductase 5 isoform X1 — MAGMLNEAMIAEYFRNKSVLITGATGFLGKILVEKILRVQPDVKMIYLLVRAPDAVAARQRVETEVVRRELFCLLRQRHGSGFDTFVTERVVVLAGDVTCESFGIEAKKLRELRLTDELNIIVNSAATTNFYERYDKALDVNVMGVKHMCDFAARCPNLEVLLHVSTAYVAGEKHGMVPERLFMDGETLRDGIHLDIDAELRLARDLRNQMEADNDIDMLPKFKRKAMKDLGLTRARHFGWPNTYVFTKSMGEMMLGQMTCGGDVSVLIVRPSMITSVQSDPLPGWLEGTRTIDMILIGYAKQSLSCFLADLDLTMDVMPADMVVNAMMAAMVSHASSSRWLDSNNKPLQHPLLVRPSKLLVYHVTSSMRHPASYAVLYRTGIRYFEDHPRMGPDGRAVRTQKVRFLGSIAKFHLFMVLKYRIPLELLRLISLLCFGHFGLAALYQDLARNYRLVMQLVDLYGPFSLFKGCFDDFNLNKLRLAIAQDPIVTNRLFNFDPKTVDWDDYFYRIHIPGVMKYVLK, encoded by the exons ATGGCTGGCATGCTGAACGAAGCGATGATCGCTGAGTACTTTAGGAACAAGAGTGTGCTTATCACTGGAGCCACGGGCTTTCTTGGCAAGA TACTAGTGGAGAAGATACTGAGGGTCCAGCCAGACGTGAAGATGATTTACCTGCTGGTGCGGGCACCAGATGCAGTGGCGGCAAGGCAGCGCGTGGAGACCGAG GTGGTGAGAAGGGAGCTCTTTTGCCTATTGCGTCAGCGGCACGGCTCAGGTTTTGATACCTTCGTCACCGAGAGAGTGGTGGTGCTGGCTGGCGATGTTACATGTGAGAGCTTTGGCATCGAGGCCAAGAAGTTGCGTGAGCTCCGGCTCACCGACGAGCTCAACATCATCGTTAATAGCGCCGCCACGACAAACTTCTACGAAAG GTACGACAAGGCCCTGGATGTGAATGTGATGGGGGTGAAGCACATGTGTGACTTCGCTGCAAGGTGCCCCAACCTCGAGGTGCTCCTGCATGTCTCCACGGCCTACGTCGCTGGCGAGAAGCATGGGATGGTGCCAGAGAGGCTGTTCATGGACGGCGAGACACTTAGGGATGGGATCCACCTTGACATTGACGCCGAGCTGAGGCTAGCGAGGGACCTGAGGAATCAGATGGAGGCCGACAATGACATTGATATGTTGCCCAAGTTCAAGAGGAAGGCCATGAAAGACCTAGGCCTCACCAG GGCTCGGCACTTTGGGTGGCCAAACACGTATGTCTTCACTAAGTCCATGGGGGAGATGATGCTGGGCCAGATGACGTGCGGGGGCGATGTGTCGGTCCTTATCGTTCGGCCTAGCATGATCACCAGCGTCCAGAGCGATCCACTCCCAGGATGGTTAGAAGGCACCAG GACGATCGACATGATCCTTATCGGGTACGCAAAGCAGAGCCTATCGTGCTTCCTTGCCGACCTGGACCTCACCATGGACGTG ATGCCTGCCGATATGGTGGTGAATGCAATGATGGCGGCCATGGTGTCACACGCCTCCTCCTCACGGTGGTTGGATTCGAATAATAAGCCGCTGCAGCACCCCCTCTTGGTGCGGCCATCAAAGTTGCTGGTGTACCACGTGACCTCGTCAATGCGGCACCCAGCTTCGTATGCGGTGTTGTACCGGACAGGGATCCGATACTTCGAGGACCACCCACGCATGGGTCCTGATGGCCGTGCCGTGCGCACCCAAAAGGTGCGATTCCTTGGCAGCATCGCAAAGTTCCACCTTTTCATGGTGCTCAAATACCGGATACCACTCGAACTCCTCCGCTTGATCTCCCTCCTCTGTTTTGGCCACTTTGGCCTCGCTGCCCTCTACCAGGACCTCGCTCGCAATTACAG GTTGGTGATGCAGCTGGTGGACCTTTATGGGCCCTTCTCGCTCTTCAAGGGTTGCTTTGATGACTTTAACCTTAACAAACTCAGGCTTGCCATTGCTCAAGATCCAATTGTGACCAACCGACTTTTCAACTTTGACCCCAAGACTGTTGACTGGGATGACTACTTCTATAGGATCCACATCCCTGGTGTCATGAAGTATGTCCTCAAGTGA
- the LOC123403929 gene encoding aspartic proteinase nepenthesin-1-like, with amino-acid sequence MAATAWSLVLVLVLLVDSSVEQNPKIVKWNAQIISTVHSFGYLIFDLSVGTPPQTLSLVLDITSQLVWAQCREQGLTLAPTFEPDRSLSPVGCDDSACQNLIPGYNCTVGGDEQYCKYRRGAMSGYLATETFSFGTTSVSGMAFGCSDNVTVWGLNGASGFAGFSRGALSLVSQLGVSRFSYFIARAGDNNADHNSYLSFGDVDAAPAMGNNSTPLLAAMKNQESHLYYVNLTGFQVDGELLAAVRAETFAVREDGSGGVFLSTTLAVTFIQESAYKVVRKELVSRIRSQGVAPVDETADDDLCFLTEEFHKVKVPSLALVLDGAGAAMELSVDNYFLVYGDEQTCLTILPSPTGRSVLGSLLQTGRTMTYDIHDDKGGRLTFEPVVADAPAPADAGATVVLLAHPLVVITFTATLVAWVVVF; translated from the coding sequence ATGGCAGCTACTGCTTGGTCGCTTGTCCTAGTTCTGGTCCTCCTGGTGGACTCATCCGTCGAGCAGAATCCCAAGATCGTCAAGTGGAATGCCCAAATAATATCGACAGTCCACAGCTTCGGCTACCTCATCTTCGACCTCTCCGTCGGCACGCCGCCGCAGACCCTCTCCTTGGTCCTCGACATCACCAGCCAGCTCGTCTGGGCGCAGTGCCGCGAACAAGGCCTCACGCTAGCGCCCACCTTCGAGCCCGATCGCTCCTTGTCACCCGTCGGCTGCGACGACAGCGCTTGTCAGAACCTCATCCCCGGCTACAACTGCACCGTCGGCGGCGACGAGCAGTACTGCAAGTACCGGCGCGGCGCCATGTCCGGCTACCTAGCCACGGAGACGTTCAGCTTCGGGACAACGTCCGTGAGCGGCATGGCGTTCGGCTGCAGCGACAACGTCACGGTGTGGGGCCTCAACGGCGCCTCCGGCTTCGCCGGGTTCAGCAGAGGGGCCCTCTCCCTCGTGTCCCAGCTCGGCGTCTCCAGGTTCTCCTACTTCATCGCGCGCGCCGGCGATAACAACGCCGACCACAACAGCTACCTCAGCTTTGGCGACGTGGACGCCGCGCCGGCCATGGGCAACAACAGCACGCCGCTGCTGGCGGCCATGAAGAACCAGGAAAGTCATCTCTACTACGTCAATCTCACCGGCTTTCAGGTAGACGGCGAGCTCCTTGCCGCGGTCCGGGCGGAGACCTTCGCCGTCCGGGAAGACGGCTCCGGCGGGGTGTTCCTGAGCACCACCCTGGCGGTCACCTTCATCCAGGAGTCAGCATACAAGGTCGTGAGGAAGGAGCTGGTGAGCAGGATCCGGTCCCAGGGCGTAGCTCCGGTGGACGAGACGGCCGACGACGACCTGTGCTTTCTGACGGAGGAGTTCCACAAGGTGAAGGTTCCCAGTCTGGCGCTGGTGTTGGACGGCGCAGGCGCGGCCATGGAGCTCAGTGTCGACAACTACTTCTTGGTGTACGGGGATGAGCAGACGTGCCTCACCATACTGCCGTCGCCGACTGGCCGGTCCGTCCTCGGCAGCCTGCTGCAGACGGGCAGGACGATGACCTACGACATCCATGACGACAAAGGCGGCCGGCTGACATTTGAGCCCGTGGTGGCAGATGCCCCGGCGCCGGCGGATGCGGGAGCCACCGTAGTGCTGCTGGCGCATCCGTTGGTCGTGATCACATTCACAGCCACTCTTGTGGCCTGGGTGGTCGTCTTCTAG